A part of Setaria viridis chromosome 8, Setaria_viridis_v4.0, whole genome shotgun sequence genomic DNA contains:
- the LOC117833027 gene encoding cysteine-rich receptor-like protein kinase 15, with protein sequence MIFIILLVLSLAPMVATEPWWVCGATGTYTTNSKYHNNLETLSSMLPASTPFVDPPGDAVSGSDLFAKASVGAVPDTVYALALCHGYVNASACRNCVAAAFDVARKQCALGKDATVFYDACLLRFSDKNFLELLHNASMASSADYSDGALILMNVTTEPLFSGWDKGLNQETTIIHFINMALNNTVQKVFNNTGKHYAAIRSTTDDGSGSIPPIYSMAQCVPELIVDFCYRCLTNISNLAMTNFAGRHRGQILGAWCNLRYDTYPFYGELTSVPSNGLVPTPAPQPTPLPAPSPNHKKPLGRALIIALVAPLFALFVCVLVSFRFIRHIRAKMNVHEDEALIWGLEGRNPEFTIYDFSQVLEATCNFSENNKLGQGGFGPVYKGRFADGLEIAVKRLASHSGQGFIEFKNEIQLIAKLQHTNLVRLLGCCYQKQEKLLIYEYLPNKSLDFFIFDETRRALVDWNKRLEIIEGIAQGLLYLHKHSRLRVIHRDLKASNILLDHELNPKISDFGLAKIFGINDTERNTKRIVGTYGYMAPEYASEGLFSVKSDVFSFGVLILEIVSGQRTSGFHRYGDFINLLGHAWQLWKEERWLQLVDASIAENQNLGMMRCIIIALLCVQENAADRPTMSDVIAMLSSESMTLPEPKHPAYFHVRLTEDEVSTLVEPCSLNYVTISGVDGR encoded by the exons ATGATCTTCATCATCCTGCTAGTTCTTAGCTTGGCGCCGATGGTCGCAACCGAACCCTGGTGGGTCTGCGGCGCCACGGGCACCTACACGACCAACAGCAAATACCATAACAACCTGGAGACCCTATCCAGCATGCTCCCGGCCTCGACACCATTCGTGGATCCTCCGGGCGACGCCGTCTCCGGATCCGACCTATTCGCCAAAGCCTCCGTTGGCGCCGTCCCGGACACCGTCTACGCCCTCGCGCTCTGCCATGGCTACGTCAATGCCTCTGCGTGCCGCAATTGCGTTGCCGCCGCCTTCGACGTCGCCCGGAAGCAGTGCGCTCTCGGCAAGGACGCCACCGTCTTCTACGACGCGTGCCTCCTCCGCTTCTCCGACAAGAATTTCCTTGAACTCCTCCATAATGCTTCCATGGCATCTTCAGCAGATTACAGCGATGGTGCTCTCATCCTGATGAATGTCACCACCGAGCCCTTGTTCTCTGGTTGGGACAAGGGCCTCAACCAGGAGACAACCATCATCCACTTCATCAACATGGCGCTGAACAACACAGTGCAGAAGGTGTTCAACAACACAGGGAAGCACTACGCTGCAATCCGCAGCACGACCGATGATGGAAGCGGAAGCATTCCGCCAATCTACTCCATGGCGCAGTGTGTGCCGGAATTGATAGTGGATTTCTGCTATCGCTGCCTCACGAATATCAGCAACCTGGCGATGACGAACTTCGCCGGGCGGCATCGAGGACAGATCCTTGGTGCGTGGTGTAATCTGAGGTACGATACGTATCCGTTCTATGGCGAGCTGACCTCCGTGCCGTCGAATGGTCTTGTTCCAACTCCAGCACCGCAACCCACCCCGCTGCCAGCACCATCTCCCAATCACAAGA AGCCTCTTGGAAGGGCCTTGATTATTGCCTTGGTTGCTCCACTATTTGCATTGTTTGTCTGCGTCCTCGTTTCCTTCAGATTCATAAGGCACATAAGAG CTAAGATGAATGTCCATGAAGATGAAGCACTGATTTGGGGACTGGAAGGAAGGAATCCGGAATTCACGATTTATGACTTTTCACAAGTATTAGAGGCTACATGTAATTTCTCGGAAAATAACAAACTTGGGCAAGGAGGCTTCGGTCCTGTATACAAG GGCCGATTTGCTGACGGGCTGGAGATTGCAGTCAAGAGACTTGCTTCACATTCAGGGCAAGGCTTCATAGAGTTCAAAAATGAAATACAACTCATAGCTAAGCTCCAGCACACAAACCTTGTTAGGCTCTTAGGATGCTGCTACCAGAAACAGGAGAAACTACTAATCTATGAATATTTGCCAAATAAAAGCTTGGACTTCTTCATTTTTG ATGAAACCAGAAGAGCCTTGGTAGATTGGAACAAACGGCTAGAAATAATAGAAGGGATAGCACAAGGACTTCTATATTTACATAAGCACTCTCGCTTGCGTGTCATCCATAGAGATCTCAAAGCAAGCAACATTCTCTTGGACCATGAATTGAACCcaaaaatttcagattttgggCTCGCAAAAATATTTGGCATAAATGATACTGAACGAAACACAAAGAGGATTGTTGGGACATA TGGTTATATGGCTCCAGAGTATGCTTCAGAAGGCCTCTTCTCAGTCAAATCTGATGTATTCAGCTTCGGTGTGCTTATTCTTGAGATTGTCAGCGGTCAAAGAACATCAGGTTTCCACCGATATGGAGACTTCATCAACCTTCTTGGGCAC GCATGGCAGTTGTggaaagaagaaagatggcTTCAGCTCGTGGATGCATCAATTGCTGAGAATCAGAATCTAGGGATGATGAGATGTATTATTATCGCATTGTTGTGTGTCCAAGAAAATGCTGCTGATCGACCCACTATGTCAGATGTGATTGCCATGCTAAGCAGTGAAAGCATGACCTTGCCTGAGCCTAAGCACCCGGCATATTTCCATGTAAGGTTGACAGAGGATGAGGTGTCCACACTTGTCGAGCCTTGCAGCCTTAATTATGTCACAATATCTGGTGTTGATGGCAGATAG